A stretch of the Xanthocytophaga agilis genome encodes the following:
- a CDS encoding DUF4932 domain-containing protein, translated as MKKASYCLCLVLSGWLMSYTGMSQSSTQGISQKRIAIEFNHNVEFLGFVFFLGSLGSQYEQTEDTYFNGIKKKEWHAFNLSLYRKYKSYQANKDLQTVARFIESLGGSSLIRLLIQVPEFPHATLPASMPKEEVLFFSSTNDSLEAYSHAQEFLQAANRFYKEVHFEKYFQENQRLYDHSMEQIRKNMPPEGFIDAMEQFYRRQFDGYQLLPSLTIPAGMGFGLQLTTAGKTTILNAFGSFGPQRFAKDSLPDMGFANPKRLRELSIHEFGHSFVNPIIADLPAELTESTKSLFDTIKTDMEDQAYQNWKTCLDEHFVRAGEVMISHNLGYSQEAEDLLQYYITGRKFIYLPVIIQELKVYNQNPYVTYASTVQKALEKLQKQSNAVSDRADTNGLWNSPEQIQFHTEDIDLFWKVFDKMYPRIQGSILQKEYIEAGSAGLQNFIKNRIESGNKLAKTIRKELDYYQAIRASSLSIASRKEQFYICFHNLKQLYPEAQFPDVYFVIGRKNTGGTTFKGGLLIGAEMFGQPTATFTPRIPIDYLDELISHELIHFQQKYSKNNSLLAQCIREGAADFLGELISGAHGNQEMYHYAEQHKQELWKEFLARKDDNNWQGWLYYSKDTSRPKDLGYWMGYKITQSYYQHATDKSQAIKDILTIQDFTGFLEKSKCAELFVNP; from the coding sequence ATGAAAAAAGCTTCTTACTGCCTTTGTTTAGTTCTGTCTGGCTGGCTCATGTCGTATACAGGTATGAGTCAATCCTCAACCCAGGGTATCTCCCAAAAACGTATTGCGATTGAGTTTAATCATAATGTCGAGTTTCTGGGCTTTGTCTTCTTTCTGGGTTCTTTAGGCTCTCAATACGAACAAACCGAAGACACCTATTTCAATGGAATCAAAAAGAAAGAATGGCATGCCTTTAATCTTAGTCTCTATCGGAAATATAAATCCTATCAAGCCAATAAGGATTTACAAACAGTAGCCCGGTTTATTGAATCACTGGGAGGTAGTAGTCTGATCCGGTTGCTGATTCAGGTACCGGAATTTCCTCATGCCACACTGCCAGCTTCTATGCCAAAAGAAGAAGTGCTGTTTTTCTCTTCCACAAATGATTCGCTGGAAGCTTATTCCCATGCACAGGAATTTTTGCAGGCAGCCAATCGGTTTTACAAAGAGGTGCACTTTGAAAAGTATTTCCAGGAAAATCAACGGCTATATGATCACTCCATGGAACAGATCAGGAAGAATATGCCTCCGGAAGGATTCATTGATGCGATGGAGCAATTTTATAGAAGGCAATTTGATGGCTACCAGCTGCTTCCCAGTCTTACTATTCCGGCAGGAATGGGGTTTGGTCTACAGCTAACAACAGCCGGAAAAACAACTATCCTCAATGCCTTTGGGTCATTTGGCCCTCAGCGGTTTGCCAAAGATTCCCTACCGGATATGGGGTTTGCCAATCCCAAACGTTTGCGTGAACTAAGCATTCATGAGTTTGGTCACTCGTTTGTTAATCCAATTATTGCCGATTTGCCTGCAGAATTGACAGAAAGTACTAAATCTTTATTTGATACGATCAAAACGGACATGGAAGATCAAGCCTACCAAAACTGGAAAACCTGTCTGGATGAACATTTTGTACGGGCTGGCGAAGTTATGATTTCACATAATCTGGGTTATTCCCAGGAAGCAGAGGATCTGCTTCAGTATTACATTACAGGTCGTAAATTCATTTACTTGCCTGTCATTATTCAGGAACTGAAAGTATACAACCAAAATCCTTATGTCACCTATGCTTCCACTGTACAAAAGGCATTGGAAAAACTACAGAAGCAAAGCAATGCAGTATCAGATCGTGCAGATACAAATGGATTGTGGAATTCTCCGGAACAGATACAGTTTCATACAGAGGACATAGATCTATTCTGGAAGGTATTTGACAAAATGTATCCTCGTATTCAGGGCAGCATCCTTCAGAAAGAATACATAGAGGCCGGAAGTGCAGGCTTACAAAACTTTATTAAAAACCGTATCGAAAGTGGTAACAAACTTGCCAAAACAATTCGGAAAGAGTTGGATTACTACCAAGCAATACGAGCCAGTTCACTCTCTATTGCCTCACGCAAAGAACAGTTTTATATATGCTTTCACAATCTGAAACAACTTTATCCCGAAGCTCAGTTTCCGGATGTTTATTTTGTGATTGGCAGAAAGAATACAGGCGGCACTACCTTCAAGGGAGGTTTACTTATTGGAGCAGAAATGTTTGGACAACCCACGGCTACCTTTACCCCACGCATTCCTATTGACTATCTGGATGAACTGATTTCTCATGAACTCATTCACTTCCAACAGAAATATAGCAAAAACAACTCATTGCTTGCTCAATGTATACGCGAAGGGGCAGCCGACTTTCTCGGTGAACTTATCAGTGGGGCACACGGCAATCAGGAAATGTATCACTATGCAGAACAACACAAACAGGAACTATGGAAGGAGTTTCTCGCCCGTAAAGATGACAACAACTGGCAGGGATGGCTATATTATTCAAAAGACACTTCACGCCCTAAAGATCTGGGCTACTGGATGGGTTACAAGATCACCCAATCCTATTACCAGCATGCTACTGATAAGTCACAGGCAATAAAAGATATACTCACTATTCAAGACTTTACAGGCTTTCTTGAAAAAAGTAAATGTGCTGAGCTATTTGTCAACCCTTAA
- a CDS encoding helix-turn-helix domain-containing protein, with protein MENWKAMLLLVASCQGILLSLALLTSFRKRIGPSLFLGLILLIISLELLNDWAIQIHYHQSPAAIPFWLLESYLIIPPSLYFFILSTTRSDFQFTRKHLLLYVPAVAEIIMETAATIRFRLTRQVTDLFRIPAWFFFTEILPVIGIIAVLIFFGKQLRLLSKNQKASSQTRQSLIKLYSFFATFLLLSIFWIADAVFLLPVFPFEEGIMIVFLFTLAYTGYSSFTFFDTPQTSDVPLTESETQSESPLFPNYNDRTELARMENLLKETKLYTQPKLSLEDLANALHLPSRYVSYLINTYRATNFHSFINTHRVEEVLRKINDPAEQHKTLLALALESGFNSKSSFNQVFKLHTGQTPSTYLPKIREKV; from the coding sequence ATGGAAAACTGGAAAGCCATGTTATTGCTGGTTGCCTCCTGTCAGGGCATTCTGTTAAGTCTGGCATTACTCACTTCGTTTCGAAAGAGGATAGGTCCTTCTCTTTTTCTGGGCCTTATCCTGTTGATTATTTCGCTCGAACTCCTGAATGATTGGGCGATACAAATTCATTACCATCAATCTCCGGCAGCTATTCCCTTCTGGTTGCTGGAATCATATCTCATCATTCCTCCTTCCCTTTACTTTTTTATTCTTTCTACCACCCGTTCTGATTTTCAGTTTACCCGAAAGCATCTGCTGCTATATGTACCTGCCGTTGCTGAAATTATAATGGAAACAGCAGCCACCATTCGATTCCGGCTCACAAGACAAGTAACAGATCTCTTTCGTATTCCTGCCTGGTTCTTTTTTACAGAGATACTACCTGTTATTGGAATAATAGCTGTTCTCATCTTCTTTGGCAAACAGTTACGTCTTCTTTCAAAAAACCAAAAAGCCTCTTCTCAGACACGTCAGTCTCTGATAAAACTCTATAGCTTCTTTGCCACCTTTCTGCTGCTAAGCATTTTCTGGATAGCGGATGCAGTATTTCTATTGCCTGTGTTTCCTTTTGAGGAAGGAATTATGATTGTATTCCTGTTTACATTAGCCTATACAGGATATTCTAGCTTTACATTCTTTGATACTCCACAAACTTCGGATGTTCCGTTAACAGAATCCGAAACCCAATCTGAATCCCCATTATTTCCGAATTATAATGACAGAACAGAGCTAGCCAGAATGGAAAACTTGTTGAAAGAGACAAAACTATATACACAACCCAAACTTTCACTCGAAGATCTGGCAAATGCCCTTCACCTCCCCTCCCGTTATGTCTCCTATCTGATCAATACGTATCGTGCTACCAACTTTCATTCGTTTATCAATACGCATCGGGTAGAGGAAGTACTACGAAAAATAAATGATCCGGCAGAGCAGCATAAAACTTTATTAGCTCTGGCTCTGGAATCAGGCTTCAATTCAAAATCTTCTTTCAATCAGGTTTTCAAACTCCACACTGGACAAACACCCTCTACCTATCTTCCCAAAATCAGGGAAAAGGTCTGA